A segment of the Triticum urartu cultivar G1812 chromosome 1, Tu2.1, whole genome shotgun sequence genome:
TGAACAAAAGCCTATGAAATAGCAAGGTGAGCATACAATTATTTATTTGATCACTATATGTGCCAAGCATCTACAAattactacctccgtcctggtttataagtccCCTTTGTATTTTGTGCCAAATTTTAACAAGAGATTTAACtattttttatgacatgcattaacattttgttagtaAAATTTAAGGTCAAACTCTGGCAGTTGGCACACAATACGAAggggactaataaaccaggacggaggtagtataTCAGGAGCAATGACACTAGCAGATGTTCTCTACTCATGCACCATGAACAATAACATTTAGCACAATgcaagatactccctccgttcgaaaatacttgtcatcaaaatggataaaaagagatttATCTAGAAaactagaactaaaatacgtctagatacatccctttttgtctattttttaaTGACAAGTATTTCTGGATAGAGGGAGTAACAATTAGCTCCTATGGAAAACGTGACGCTGATTTTCGTAACTTCAGTGCGATGCTAACAGTAGGTTTCAATGTATTACTAGCATATTAACAGAAGGTAGTGGAATACTCTTTCACTGGTATAGCGTGCATGTCAACTACAAGGCACCCATGGAGACTTCCATCAATCTCAAAATCTGCCACCTCAGTGTCTCGGATGTACTCAAAAGGGTAGGGTGTGCATGCATGCATTCATAGGAGTGAGTGTGTGTCTGCGTCTGTACTGTGTTCCTAAAAAACATATAACAAACCAAATACACCCCTGACAGCCAAAGCTGCACAACTGCCTAGGCACCCCAAATACACCGATAAACAAAACTGTAAGAGGAAGCGCCTATGCAGCGCTAGGCGAACACCAGCTGCATCAACCACACTTAACGCTAATTTGGACCACGATTCTCAAAACGAGAAGTTTTCGTGGAGGGACTCAAAATGAACTTCATATTTTCAAAGTCATTTTACAAACTGTATTTACTGCCAATGACCCCAAACAAATCTTACATTCTTGACTGAGCCTATAATAAGTAGATACATTACAAATTTTGTTCAGTGTTTCTAGAAAAATAATATTGATCAGATAATGCAGGAATTACCAAAGAGCCAATGCTTATACATCACCAACATATACAATTTTTTGTAAAACAGAGAAAATCGAGGAATTATAACTGCAAGCACCAACAGAATGATACCTCTAGATGCTTCTGAATGTATGAATCAAGACCTTCACCAGCTTTGGAAATTACATGAACGAGCATCAATGCCATATTATTAAGCTTTATCCTTGCCTCCACTTGCTGACCCTTCTCAGACTGCAAAGCAATATTGTTGTTCCAAATACGGTCACAGATAATAGCAAGCCCATCTGGCTTACTATCTCCATTTCTCTTGCGAGAAGTTCCCATGCGTATCTGCTCTTGAGCTGCCATGAGCAAAACGGCTGTCTCGGCAAGCTTTCCCTCTTTTATGTAATTCCACAGCTCATCCAATAGATTATCTGTGTATTTTGCAATCAGCCGAGTCGTATCCAAGAAGATCTTCTGCAAAAATCACCAGCACAGACCAAAAACTGAGTCTTTTAGAATTTATTTATAGGTAAGACTGTAGTGCTGATTAACTTAAAACTATGTTCTCAACAACAATCTTAATAAAACCACAACCTTATTTTCTTCGTTAAGAACAAAATAGAGTTTGTTTTCTCTCAACAAAGAGTCAAAGGCTAAAAAATGTCACTACAGCACAGAAAACAATTCCGACTATGAAAAATGGAGATTTAGGGATTTAAGGTTCCTTTAGTATTATTGCTACGTCAGTTACTTATAAGTATGTGACTTTGCTATGCTGGAGTAGTAAATTGTTAAGGGGTGGATGTGAGACAAACCATTTCAGGTAGGCACAGAAGATGGATGAGCTTGAAGATAAAGTTGGCATCTGCCTCACTGTAATCCCGATGCTCGTGGTTAGGAAACAGACTGTCTTCCAGATACTTATGCATACACGTGTTCTCGACTGCAACATGGAGTGGGAGAAGGCCCTCGATGACCTCAGCACCGGCTGTGCGTAGATTGGCGGACGCGCTGTGGCGGACGAGCAACTGAATCATGTCAACCGAAAAAAATTCAGCAGCTCGGGGGAGGGGATAGTACCCATACTGGTTCATGCAGTTGGGACCGGCTCGGCACCCATCAAGCTCAGGTGCCTGGCCCTCCAAGACAATTTTGACACATTTCACCGCATTTTGTGAAATCATATGGTTCAAAGCCTCTGGGGTGATGATCGAACCCCATCGCATGCCTTGCCCATTCCTCTCCATATAGCTGAGAAAGCGCCGGACGCTATCCTTATCCAGGATGGGTGCCAAATGGTGCACTTTATCATGGAAGAGATGATTCACCTCCTAATCAGGATCAAAAGAGGTGAAAGGAAATCAGTTATCCGATTAGCAAAGCAAAATGAAATAAGCAGTGCACTATAGGACAACAAAACAAAAATGTTGCATAAGTAGCGCACACAAAAAATACTGCAGGGGAAAAAGTAAATAACCaaatgattttttttttcaaatgcaGAGAACCTTAGGGATGCGTTCTGGGAAGATTATACTGGATGCTCTGAGGGCACCAAGTGCAGCTTCTTTCTCACGTGACCACTGcaaagagagggagagggcgtCAAGAGCTATACTAGGGAAAGCAAACATGATAAGATAGAAATGCCATAAAGTTAAAAAAGAAAGTTGGTTAATTATTGCACCTTAGCTACTAAACGGATAGAGTCACTTAAGCTATATTCAACAGcaggagggcatggaggaggatacGGAGGATTCCATGGATCGTATTCATCCATGCTTGATCCATCAGTACTGGTAGTATCTTCATGACATGTGGTTTTCACTGCCTCCTCCTTGTGTGTTTTATCCATTGCTGCCGAACTGGTCTGGAATTCCAGATCCACTGTTTGtttgtgtaacgccctcgatgcggctatagctcccacgtgtcgaggcacgacttagagacataatcgcattgaaagcaatgtcgcaagttaggcaatcatcacaacatcccatgtaatatatgataaaagggggagatacatagttggcttacactcgccacgtcacatcagagtacataaataacatccatcatacaaacactcatggcccgactacggcgccaaaatagaagaaaacccaacatgcgacaaggccctgaatcgaaccccaactaggcaccactactgatcatcgggaaaggaaacataataacgctgagagtcctcgtcgaactcccatttgagctcgtactcgtcacctggagcgtaatcacctggacctgcatctggagttgtaatatctgtgagccacagggactcagcaatctcgcaccctcgcgatcaagactatttaagcttataggaatggataaggcaaatatatgtggagctgcagcaagcgactagcatgtatggtggctaacttatccgcaaaagagagcgagaagaggaggcaaagcacgagcgagaatctagaggaacaacctgcgcaagcattactccaacaccgtgtccacttcccggactccgccgagaagaggccatcacggcaacacactcagttgattcattttaattaattaaggtttaagttatctacaaccggacattaacaaattctcatctgcccataaccgcgggcacggctttcgaaagttcaatccctgcaggggagtcccaacttagcccatgacaagctctcacggtcaacgaaggaatagacctccacccgagacacaccgatcagactcggtaacccggtacaacaagacaattcgacaggttaaaacaagaccagcaacaccgcccgaatgtgccgacaaatcccgataggagctgcacatatctctttctcagggcacactcagattgtcctaggtacgggtaggccagcccagagttgcccctggtggccaccggtagctgacaggtggaccaacactcagaggagcactggcccgggggggtaaaataagatgacccttgagtctgcagaacccaagggaaagaaaaggctaggtggcaaatggtaagaccaatgttgggcattgttgcacatatctctttcacagggcacactcagattgtcctaggtacgggtaggccagcccagagttgcccctggtggccaccggtagctgacaggtggaccaacactcagaggagcactggcccgggggggtaaaataagatgacccttgagtctgcagaacccaagggaaagaaaaggctaggtggcaaatggtaagaccaatgttgggcattgttgcacatatctctttcacagggcacactcagattgtcctaggtacgggtaggccagcccagagttgcccctggtggccaccggtagctgacaggtggaccaacactcagaggagcactggcccgggggggtaaaataagatgacccttgagtctgcagaacccaagggaaagaaaaggctaggtggcaaatggtaagaccaatattgggcattgctggaaaagctttaatcaaggcgaactatcaaggggttcccattataacccaaccgcgtaaggaacgcaaaatccgggaacataacaccgatatgacggaaactagggcggcaagagtggaacaaaacactaggcgagaggccgagccttccaccctttaccaagtatatagatgcattaagataacatagcaatataatgatatcccaacaagtaaataaatgtcccaacaaggaacggctccaatcttcacctgcaactagcaacgctataagaggggctgagcaaagcggtaacatagccaatcaacggtttgctaggacaaggtgggttagaggtttgacatggcaattgggaggctgacaagcaaaatataggcatcgtagcattggcatagcaagagcgagcaaactagcatagcaaagatagtagtgatttcgagggtatgatcatcttgcctgcacagttgtcagagttgactggatcctcaaagcaaactcaacgggctcctcggtagcgaactcgtctcccggctctacccaaaagacaaaaacaagcaacaaggatacaatcaaccacgtgcaagaccaagcaatgatgaaatgatgatatgctatgcgggatgcgatgcgggatgcaaaatgcaagatatgacaggaaatgcatgaacctggcctcaacttggaattccaagggtgccactggatagaggggatgaaatcgcttgaaaacgatataaagatcattggaatcggagttacggtttggaaatggcaagcgttttaagatatatgACACCGGTcagcgatttacagcaagtaggcatctaaatgcaatgcaacgaacatgctacagccaccaaacatgacaacaaaatacatggcagggatgcacacaagatgcttaacaaaagactagcactgagccacggccaattcatccattatgaggttcaaacaagcatggcaaaaacgcaaatgcaaaacagattccagacttagtgaaattaacacttgtctgaaatttcagatcacgatgcccttttcggagcagcaaaacaacatgatacatgacctgattaagacaagtaagaacatggcatggagctactcaacaagcttaacaaaagacccaaagttacctggggccaaaagggttcacaaaatatattaacgggcacacgaacatagctaaaacacaatcagttttcagacttagtgaaaactgagacatgctgaaatataactcacgaaggcatgtaaacgagctcgatgcactcaccacggtgcaagtcatggcaaggcaggcatacatccataaagaaggcacaaaattctagctagacatggcaagaacaatggcatagcatgcacggatcaactacaacaacgccggcaaaatcgcaaacgagttgacgatctgcctagattcaccacgaagcaaaagtagagctcgattgactcaagctatggtgcaccataattgcaaacaaagatatggatggatagagcataacatgattaacaaaactcctttactgatcatcctcaaaagaggcacggatcactaggaaacaagctgaacatatggcatcatgaactaaaatatcccagacttagtgaaaacaactaagtctctgaaaacagatttctcgggtgcctctctttgcaagcttgcacaagtcaccacacacatcctaaaaattcatgggttgtacctctggaaataagacaaaatgtataacaaaacatatgaaggactcacaggcatagcatgcacacaataatcatggcaaaaatgacaaaagtctaagatgaactagcagatctgacagttaactcacgaagcctccttctaacagaattttgagcatcaagatgaactcaaatgaaaatgatgcaatggaatgaaatgatgtactcgtcgagaaaaacattttgatatattatatgtccaaatcagagctacggatgcaaagttacgaggcctcgaacaggagcatatgaagTGAAAAAAAATCCTCGGACTTGGCAAAAAAACAACCTCTCAGAGTAGATCTAGGGTTTCGCACGGAAACCGAGGCACGGCGGCACTGTAGCAGGTACTGTTCACCGAAGTTCACCGGAATCACCTAGGTCGCCGGAGTTCGTGCCGGAGATGGAGGGAGAGGCCGGGGCCGGTGAGGGGGCGACCGGATCCGGCCGGTCGCCGGAGATGGAGCGGCGGCCGCGGGCGGGGCGAGGCGCGGCCGGCCGGCGCGCGGCtggcggcgatggcggcgtggaggcgcgggcggcggcgccggctgCCGGAGTTGGTGAAGAGGCGGGCGGCGGCAAGCGGCTTGAGGCGGAGGCGGCGAGCGGCCCGCTCGAGCGGCGCAGGGGCCGGGCGCGGGctcccgcgggccggcggcggcggcggctggttGGCGCCACGTGGCGATACCCGgttgggcgcgggcggcggcggacgctgtccagccgggggcggacacgtccgtcggtgcgGGGATTGTTTTTTTTTAAACTAGTGTTTCGAGGGGGaggagagatccgaaaatggagggggctatatataggcatagagggagctaggagactccaaatgaggtgtggttttcggccacacgatcgtgatcgaacgctctaggacatggagcagagtttggtgggttttgggccaaatttgaggggtgttgggctacaacacacacgaggccttttcggtccctcggttaaccgttggagtatcaaacgaagtccaattgatacgaaacttgacaggcggtctaccagtagtaaaccaaggccgcatgacatgtctcggtccaatccagaaatgtttagtccccacacacgaaagaaagatagaattgaccaccggaggagaacaaagcgccggaatgcaaaacggacaacggggaaaaagctcggatgcatgagacgaacacgtatgcaaatgcaatgcacatgatgacatgatatgagatgcatgaaaacgaaaaacaacacacggagacaaagacccgaacccgagaaataaatataacttaacgccggaaacggcaagagttggagtacaaattgggaaagttacatctggggcgttacaacactccaccactacgaaaagatctcgtcccgagatctaggactgaaagaactccgggtactcagaacgaagatgatcctcgcgttcccaggtagcttcacggtcggaatggtgagaccacttgactttgaggaatttgattgacttgttgcgagtcttgcgttcagtctcttcaagaatagcaactgggtgctcacgataagagagatcttcttggagctcaatgtcctcgaagttgacggtgcggtcaggagtcttgaagcactttcgaagctgagagacatggaacacgtcatgaacatttgcaaagtttgaaggaagctcaagttgataggcgaggtcgcctctcttgctgacaatcttgaaaggtcccacgtatctgggggcaagtttccctttgataccgaagcgacgagtacctttcataggagagacacggaggtaaacatgatctccgatctcgaaagccaaatcacggtgcttactatcatagtagctcttctggcgggattgggctgctttgaggttatcacgaatgactttgcacatttcttctgcttctgtgattaagtcattacccagcagctgacgttcaccggtttcagaccagttgagaggggtacggcacttcctgccatacagaatttcaaatggggccttgcccgaacttgcttgaaaactgttgttgtatgagaattcagcataaggaaggcaatcctcccacttcatgccgaaggagatcacacaagccctgagcatatcttcaagaatctggttgacacgctcgacttgaccgcttgtttgaggatggaaagcagtgctgaagcggatgttagtgcccatagccttctgaaaagaatcccaaaacttggaggtaaagatgctgccacggtctgaagagatcacttgaggaataccgtgcagagagacaatgcgagaggtatagagttccgccaattgagctgcagtgatcgactctttgataggcagaaagtgagccactttggtgagcttgtcgatgacaacaaatatagcatcattgccacgcttggactttggaaacccagtcacgaagtccatttcaatgtggtcaaacttccattccggaatggcaagaggttggaggagacctgctggcctttggtgttctgccttcactcttctgcagacatcacattcattcacgaattgagcgatctcgcgcttcattcgagtccaccaataagcttgcttgaggtcctgatacatcttcgtgcttccaggatggatggagaggagagaattgtgagcctcgttcatgatcactttacgaagttcacctttgggcacaacaatacgatcctcgaagaagagagtgtccttgtcatcaaggcggt
Coding sequences within it:
- the LOC125545608 gene encoding uncharacterized protein LOC125545608, producing MFAFPSIALDALSLSLQWSREKEAALGALRASSIIFPERIPKEVNHLFHDKVHHLAPILDKDSVRRFLSYMERNGQGMRWGSIITPEALNHMISQNAVKCVKIVLEGQAPELDGCRAGPNCMNQYGYYPLPRAAEFFSVDMIQLLVRHSASANLRTAGAEVIEGLLPLHVAVENTCMHKYLEDSLFPNHEHRDYSEADANFIFKLIHLLCLPEMKIFLDTTRLIAKYTDNLLDELWNYIKEGKLAETAVLLMAAQEQIRMGTSRKRNGDSKPDGLAIICDRIWNNNIALQSEKGQQVEARIKLNNMALMLVHVISKAGEGLDSYIQKHLEVPYFMQVPHLEVIERVSSILKDNGFCPTSEWTEIGNLCPYEDVLSSEDVPNKSGESDTNREALEMDYLQTVVNKATRKRKPRRWELKLARRSFFPWWRSVLSARSKVKIIIPHKWARPSECLDLEMAWKKPTQGLDGETASKKETVEDGSAAAGHGVMGRFPMVVYSSKPGELFTTIPLADIPKYMKQQQRRQSRRLFSTAVNYQPRMVIGTGVNPQPGRRLFGTAALMLLKVLKKA